A section of the Oryzias melastigma strain HK-1 linkage group LG2, ASM292280v2, whole genome shotgun sequence genome encodes:
- the LOC118599497 gene encoding ribonuclease inhibitor-like yields MCHIPVFCWITATVLEDLLKSREGGELPKSLTEMYIHFLVVQAKVKKVKYDGGAETDPHWSPESRKMMESLGKLAFEQLQKGNLIFYESDLTECGIDIRAASVDSGVFTQIFREERGLYQDKVFCFIHLSVQEFLAALHVHLTLFTSGVNPMEKEQNKSWFAELFKISPVHFYQCAVNMALQSPNGHLDLFLCFLLGLSLQTNQNLLRGLLTQTGSSSQTNQETVQYIKEKISENLSAEKSINLFYCLNELNDGSLVEEIQQSLSSGRLSTDELSPAQWSALVFILLSSDEDLEVFDLKKYSASEEALLRLLPVIKASSKALLSDCNLSMNSCAALSSVLSSQFSNLRDLNLSDNDLQDSGVKLLCAGLKNSHCELEILRLESCSLSKISCKDLGSALKSNPSHLTELDLSGNNFQDSDFLHMRGFLESPVCRLQTLRLKDCSLSKTSCKALGSALQSNPSHLTELDLSWNILEDSGFLHLCGFLENPDSKLQILRLKDCSLSKSSCEALVSALKSNPSNLTELDLSENNLQDSGVLHLCGFLESSTCRLQTLRLERCSLSKNSCDNLGSALRLSWSHLKELDLTGNRLKVLDVQQLQNLVKNPNNKLEIQRWRN; encoded by the exons atgtgccacatcccagtcttctgctggatcactgctacagttctggaggatctgctgaagagcagagagggaggagagctgcccaagagcctgactgagatgtacatccacttcctggtggttcaggccaaagtcaagaaggtcaagtatgatggaggagctgagacagatcctcactggagtccagagagcaggaagatgatggagtctctgggaaaactggcctttgagcagctgcagaaaggaaacctgatcttctatgaatccgacctgacagagtgtggcatcgatatcagagcagcctcagtggactcaggagtgttcacacagatctttagagaggagagaggactgtaccaggacaaggtgttctgcttcatccatctgagtgttcaggagtttctggctgctcttcaCGTCCACCTGACCTTATTCACCTCTGGAGTCAACCCTATGGAGAAAGAGCAGAACAAATCTTGGTTTGCTGAACTGTTTAAAATTAGTCCAGTTCATTTCTACCAGTGTGCAGTGAACATGGCCTTACAGAGTCCAAATGGGCACCTGGACTTGTTCCTCTGCttcctcctgggtctttcaCTGCAGACCAATCAGAATCTCCTACGAGGTCTGCTGacacagacaggaagtagctcacagaccaatcaggaaacagtccagtacatcaaggagaagatcagtgagaatctgtctgcagagaaaagcatcaacctgttctactgtctgaatgaactgaatgatggttctctagtggaggagatccaacagtCCCTGAGTTCAGGACGTCTCTCTACAGATGaactgtctcctgctcagtggtcagctctggtcttcatcttactgtcatcagaTGAAGATCTGGAAGTGTTTGACCTGAAGAAATACTCTGCttcagaggaggctcttctGAGGCTGCTGCCAGTGATCAAAGCCTCCAGCAAAGCTCT ACTCAGTGACTGTAACCTGTCTATGAATAGCTGTGCAGCTCTGTCCTCAGTTCTGAGCTCTCAGTTCTCCAATTTAAGAGATCTGAACCTGAGTGACAACGatctgcaggattcaggagtgaagTTACTGTGTGCTGGACTGAAGAATTCTCACTGTGAACTGGAGATTCTCAG GTTAGAGAGCTGCAGTTTATCAAAGATCAGCTGTAAAGATCTGGGCTCAGCActgaagtccaacccgtccCATCTGACAGAACTTGACTTGAGTGGAAACAACTTCCaagattcagattttcttcatatgcgtggttttctggagagtccagtctgcagactgcagactctgag GTTGAAGGACTGCAGTTTATCAAAGACCAGCTGTAAAGCTCTGGGCTCAGCTTTGCAGTCAAACCCATCccatctgacagaactggacctgagttGGAACATCCTGGAGGAttcaggatttcttcatctatgtggttttctggaaaatCCAGACAGCAAACTGCAGattctgag ATTGAAAGACTGCAGTCTGTCAAAGAGCAGCTGTGAAGCTTTGGTCTCggctctgaagtccaacccatccaatctgacagaactggacctgagtgaGAACAACCTGCAAGATTCAGGAGTTCTTCACCtatgtggttttctggagagttcaacctgcagactgcagactctgag GTTGGAGcgctgcagtttgtcaaagaacAGCTGTGATAATTTGGGCTCAGCTCTGAGGTTGAGCTGGTCCCACCTGAAAGAACTGGACCTGACAGGGAACAGGCTGAAGGTATTAGATGTTCAGCAACTCCAGAATCTGGTGAAAAATCCAAACAACAAACTGGAGATTCAGAG GTGGAGGAACTGA